The region GTGTTCCTGACTGCCACATTTACATGGGATTTATCCTAGCGGCGTGGTATGCTGCAGGACATCTCTGTACAAAGCAAAGAGGAGCGTGGATTGTTCCAGTCTTCTGTGAGATCAGGGACTTGAGAAAACCTAATGCATCTGTTCAATTGCGTGTCTTTTAGCACAGCTCCCAAGGCGTAAAATGTGACGCTCTGCACATTGACCTCCTGGGAAGACTGATCTGTCTGTTGAGTTCCTCCAAATGAGCTGCATAAACCTGCCCCAGAGCATCTTGTGCCAGTCTGTGACGTACAGTGCCAAACTCAAATGCACCATCAGCTCCACAGAGCCCGTGGCAAACAGCCTTACCAGGTAATCCAGGGTCTCCCTTGGCACCTTTTACTCCTGGATCTCCTTTCGGACCATGACTGCCACTATCACCCTTGCTTCCTTTTGCACCAGTTAGGCCTGGGATGCCTGAGTGGAAAGCAAGAAAGTCATTGCTTTTGTCCCTTCCCAAGGAAAGACCATGACGAGCATTTCACATTGATGCAGAGAGGTGGAACGTGGCATTTAAAGTGCTTTGCATCATCAGAGTAAGTCATGTTGTCAAACAAGGGATTACCTGGCAGGCCCTGGTCTCCCTTCATTCCCTTTTGCCCTGGAGGACCTAAGaacatgaaaacaagcaaacaaaagtgtATGACAGATATTTGTAAATTTATAAAAGGTTATACAAACTAGTATTTATGATGGGTTTCTACTTGTCTTGTTTAGCTATCTACACTATAGGCATCTATTTCTGAAGCGGGTGTCTTGTTTCCCATTATACTTGGTGCAGACCTTGTCAATACAGGAAATACGGGCATTGGAGAGTCGTCTTCTCCTGGAGGTCAACTTCTGGTCATTTATTTCATATCCTAAACTCCACTGATGGGATAGACCACCGTCCAGGTGGGTCTTTACTGACCATATAGAGAGCCTAGAGATGTAAGCACACAATGTTGGGCCAGGTGACTCCCATCCCTATCATCCAGGTATCAGTGAATGCAGAAGGGTGCATTGAACTGTTGTCACCTCCTGATGGAGATCAGAGGTTGTGTGCACTATATAAATTCAGGGTTAAAAAGGTTGATTCAAGAGAGATACACCGGAATAGGCTTGTACTGCAGCCCGTCACCCTATCGTTTGGGTGCCTGGGACAGACAGGTGGACTTCTTCAGACAGAAGGTCAAAGAAAAAGCCTAGGCTACGCGCTCCAGGTTGACCTCTGAAGATACCTCTTCCTGCAAGGCTACAGAGGAGGCCAGGAGAGATGCCTGCTAGTGAATATCCTTCCCCATCATATTTACGGCCAGTAAAACTCTCTTTAGCTCCAGGGTAGGGAGGctgttgtttgtttcattttaaactgCTGCCTTGTTTGTGCATTTTCTATTTATACAAAAATGCAGGCAACATCACCTCCTCATGCACGTCACAGGCGGTTGAAACAGCCCCTCCAGTGAGCAGCTACCCCCTCGGCAGTCTGGCAGAGGGCCAGGACCACCATGGCACACTGGGATGTGTTGGGGCTCCAAGAACAGGACTCAACAAATCTCCTTGCTGTTGTAGCTCCCTTTGCAGTGTCTGCATGGTGTGTGTTGTCAACCCCAAAcctgtttaatttattatttacatatgtTATATGTAAAGTACCTGTTACTCCTTTGTCTCCCTTTTCACCTTTGAGTCCAGCAATGCCTGGTAttcctaaaattaaaaacaaattggtAAGGGCAAAGCTATCACACAAAGCGAGGCCAGAGTAGGAGGTCAGTGAGTTACAGGTTTGAGTAGCGTTGTACCTGGACTACCACTGGGCCCGTGGTCCCCCTTGTCACCTTTCTGACCAGGTCTGCCTTCGAGACCAGGACTTCCCACGGGTCCACGTTGTCCAGTTACGCCTTGAGGTTGAGCAAAAGCAGCACATGTGAAATGCAACACAACATacgaaggagaaaaaaagaaagacagtgcAATCACCATCCCCTGCACTGTGCAGATTGAGTTAACCCTCTGAAGGCAAAACAAAGGCTGGGTCTCTCCGAAGTGCAATCCTCCCCTGACAGCGCTAATCTTAGCAGTGCGGTGAGTGATGGCCTGAAGTGAAAGGCTGTAAGGACCCAGGTCCTTGAAGACTGTCAACCTTGAGAGGCACAAGGGCTTTCCAAAAAGAGCAGCCAATTTCTGCCCTTGTGTGTGCAGACATGTCAGGTAGGAGGACAGGGACCTCCACAGTACAGGACACTTCTTTCCCTCTCATGCTTCTGTACAGTGAGTGGGGTCCAGATGAGACTGTGGGATAGGTTTGCATAACGTTGGCATGGTTTCTTCATCTTATCATCATCTTCTCTTACCCATGCTGGGATCTAGACTGGCTGCAGTTTTCTTGTCATGAAGCACCATCTAAAAGAGATTTGTGTCTTATGTATAGAAGAAACTGCACCTTCTGTACTGCTTACCTGGCTCTCCTTTCTGCCCAGGATGTCCAGGCTCCCCCGTGCTACCTGTAACAACATCGTAACATCTGTGCTAAGAGGCTGAGCCAAACACTTCAGCTAGGGCAGCCCTCCACCACGGCACGTGTGTGCTGATGGTGGCTCGCGCAGTGTCCTCTGCACTTACCATTGAAACCCGGCAGTCCGGGGATTCCTTGGTGTCCCTGAGGACCCATGGGTCCACGAGGCCCAGGGTCTCCCTGCTTGCCCATTTCGCCTTTCTGTCCTTGGAGACCTACCAAACAGCACAGCACatgtttgtaaattaaaaaaaaaaaacaacaaaagcaaacaaaaacaaaccagattTGTTGCCAGTGGAGCACCTCCGTCTAGCTGCAGCAGTAGCAGGGCTTGGCCTCACACCCACGTTTACCATTAGTACCGTTCCTGTAAAGCTGTAGGAGGACAGGGCTGGATGGTACCTCACAAGTCTGTCTGAACCACCACTGGCTTTGTCAGACTGTCTGGCCAAATGTTTGCCTGACCTGCTCTTAAAGCCTTGCAGTGGTGCCGTGATACTTCCCTAGTCTATTCCCCAAACTATCCCTACCTCTAGAATGTTTTCTTCTCTAGCTAAATATCTCCTACTGCAGTCTGAACCCTTCCGTTCTCCTCAGCACAGTGGAGACAAGGACAGCATATCCCACTCCTATGCTTCTGGGGAATTCCCACATCTCCccatagccttctcttcttcgAACAGGTGATCAGCATGCTCCGAAAGAGCTGAATTGAAAGTGACTCATTTAAAGAGTGACATCTCCTTCATCTTTCTGCTCCAGAATTGTCCCAATCTCCTCACCTTTTGATATTCCTCCTACTTTCACGCTTCTCTTCTGGAGCAACTTGTGCTAATGAGTGCACTGGAGCATGTGGGATCTGATGGAAGATCTGAGGAAGCTCTAATCAGCCTGTCCAGCCATCCTCCCTGGTCTGCACCACACAAACCCTCTTTTGCTATCCCgctttcagcctttcctctctgGGTGCAGCCCTCGGGAGACCACTGAATAACCACTATGCAGGAGATTCCCACTAATGAACGTTACATGGGAGAAACACGGTGCCTAACTCTCCTACTTAAGGTGTATAAAAGGCTTATATAAGATACAAAGCTCTCAGAAATAGGTTTTGCTAAAGTGAGGACTAACATCCACATGCTTGTGCGTATAAATTATATTGTGTTATTTTATACCATGAAAATCCCACTGCAAACATCGCTGCTATAAACTGGGATAGGCTGATAATTGAATACCTGTGGCTTTCATTAGACAAAGGTTGCTCTATAAAGACACTTCCATGGTGCAACATTTTGCATGTCCTCTTCCCCCAGACCTTCTTTGGGAGCTTTGCTGGAGCATGGCACAAAATGAAATCCCTTCAGATCAGCTCCCTCGTTGACTCAGCCGGATTTTTATGAAATATCTGACCTATAAAGACTTCTTCTGGTGTTTTAAGTGGAACGAGTTTAAACAAGAATACATGGGAGAATCTTAAAAATGTTGAGACAGTGAAGAAGTCTTACCTGCAAGCCCcacttctcctttttctcctctcaccCCTGGTTCACCACGTGGGCCGGCAGGACCAGGATCTCCTTTGCTCCCCTTCTCACCCTGCAGTCCACGTAAGCCTGCAAGAACAGCACCACTTTTCTGATGCCCCGTGGGGTGTCGTGTCTAGTGAACGTCAGCCGCAGGCCAcgcagctcagctgcaggcatGAGCCACACTCTGCTCTCTGTGCACTTGAAAGTGGTGCTGGGGGCAGTGAGGAATCGGACCACCATGACCGGTGCAAGttgacttttaaaataagaatttttccaGCCAAGTTCTGCTTTTGTTCACATCAATTTTGCATAGGCTTATTTCCTTCAACTCCAATGACGTTCCTACTGACTTACACCTTGACTGAGGACAAGATTGCCCATAAAACCATCCATAAAGCCGCTTTATGTTCATCCACAGAAGTAATTCAGGTGTCAGAAAAGCCTTACCTTGGATTCCTTGGTCTCCCTTTGTCCCCGGTGGTCCCTGTAGCCCTGAGAAGTAAAATACATATATCAGCTGACACACATCATCTATTCGCAGTAATGGCTAAGAAGAAGAGATGAATTTTTTAATCATCCTTTGTGCATGTGCCTTCTGTCACCACTGAGGCCAATTTTCAGCTGGCAGGGACCAGCACAACCGCTTGAGCAAAGTCCATGGAGTGCGTGGCTGGGCAGGGGCCAGCTGTCCTTCAGCCAAGCCCAGCTCGTGGGGACCTTTGGGGAGATCTTTCCTGAAAATGCACTAAACGATTGGGCTCTGATGTATAATAACAGTGCTTGGCGGGAGGTGCTGTTTCAATGTTGTAAGTGCAGCCAGGGAGAtatgaaaacatgattttttaaaaaaaaaagtattaattttttttcttcagaaaagctcATCAGTGTAGCCAAGAACTAGGGATGGATGAGATACAGACCTGACCTAACAAGGGTTGCATCTTAGATCATCATCACAGTTTCATAGAAACTCTGGTTTCTCTGGACTTTGCCTAGTCcaacctctgctcaaagcagagccaacGTTAGATCAGGACTTGCTGCATCCTCACAGCGGGCAGACATTTATCTCCTGCAGCGGGTGTAGTTCTACCCCAAACCCCCAGGTACCCAGGGCACAGCTTGTTCATGGCTGTGGAGGGGAGAACTTGCACGCAGCTCATTCCTGAGTCTGTGTGGTCATTTCCCCAGTGACAGGGTGGAAAAAGGTCCCAAATCTGTCAGTGTTTGTTACACGCACTCTTCAGCTGGTGCCCTATAGAGCAAGGTTTGGGGAGGTTGCCTTGAGTTGTCCTGGAGTGAGCTGGGCAGCAGGACTTTCTATGTCTGGGGCAGAAAGCCCAGCTATCCACTGGTTGTGGGATGCACATAAACCGGCTCACTGGTCCTCTCTTGTCTCACATGGGGATTTGGGATGGTTATTGCGGATAACAACCAGGTACAGTTCTTCCATCACCCCTAGGTTTTCTGGTGGGGTAGCTTTGAGGAGGCAAAGCCAAAATGCTCTCGCGTGGTGGTCACTGACCTCTGCTGGAGCACTTGGGCAAGCCGAGGCTCCTGGGGGATCAATCAAAAGGTGCAGCAAGTCTCCCTATAGCCAGGGCACTGGGTGTCTGCACATGGGGTAGGATCTGGGTCTAAGTACTGAAATCCCATATCCTGACTTCAGgtttcttaggggaaaaaaagaaagagaaaaagaggaaaagttgtTTATGGCTCATTTACCAACATACCTGGTGGACCAGGATCTCCTTTGCGTCCAGGACgtcctgaaataaatatttaatggatATTTTTCAGTAGTCAGCACTTGATGAAGGACATACCAGTTTGGGGTTGATAGGCTTGAGGTCTGGACTGAAGACACCACCCTTTCAGAGGGCACCCAGAGCCCAAGTCTACAAGTtgtgggaggggagagcagcccAAGCTGTGTGTGCAGCTGCAATGGGGTCTGGGAGGGCTGCGTGGGGCTGTATTCCAGCTTCTCCAGGTATGTCCAGCTCCCCAGCTAGGACACTGGAACCAGCATCCAACCCTGGGCACTGGGGCATCAGTAACTGACAGCAAGAACAAATCTTGGCTCATTTATTTGTTCATCTGAACTATGTTTTTGGCCCAGCTTTGCCATTGTGCTGAAGAACCAGCTCTCCCTGCTGTACAAACAGCACGGAGAAATGGAACCATACCTGCAATCAGGGTGATGttgttcatcatcatcatcaggtTTGCATTGCTGCTTTTAATTATGGTGATTTCCTCTTCTAAGCTTctcctccagttttcttcatgTCCCACGTTCTTCTCTGAAGAGTTTCTCTCCAAAAGCAGTTTGCTGGCAAATGAGCTTTCCAGAATCTCTTCTGTATAGGAGGTATTTAGTTCTTGAAATTTCAATATCTCTCTCTGCATCTTAAACACTGAGGAAACAAAAGGCCCATGCAGTGAATATTCCCTGCCCGATCCAGCTTGGAAATGCCtgttctgcagagcagctccttggCACCTGTGGAGGACACCTGGGATTAAACACCACCACCGTTTGACCCAGGGAGGTGGTTTTCATGTGCCCGTCCTTGCCGCAGCCAGGAGTGTTTTTGCAAATGCAAAGCACACATAGAGGGTGGGAGAACGGTTTCCTGCAGCGGCTGCTTTGGCTTGTGGTCTGCAGAGGAGCGTCTGCGCTCCCCCCGAGGTTTCCTGTTGGTGTGCTCATCCCCGCTCGCCCGTGCCCCCTGAGAGCACCCAGCAACGCTGCCGTTTGATGGCAAGCCCGCGGTCAGGTTGCAGCATTACCTTTGTACGCCAGCAGCACCTGGCCAGCCGTCAGCAGCAGCAGGTAGGCGCCGAGGACCGCCCGGGCACAGCACGGGGATGGCTTTCTCTGGCTTCGAGGCTCTAAAAACCAACAGAAGCAGGGTAGACACCCTGTCACATCTCTCCCGCTACAAATTCTGGTCGCTTCCAGGTGTTTCAGGCTTGGCCATGATAAATTAGCGGTGTTTTCCCGCGACGGGGAGCCACAAGGTCCCTCTGCGAGACCGGCAGGTCCTGGAGGCAGGGCAGCTGCCTTCCTCCCGCCCGGCCTTTGCACTGCAGCTCAGTTGGCCCTCTCTTCCTTAGCTTATTTAACCAGCTCCCTTCCATCAAGCCTTAATCCAGCCTATAGCAGCAGGAATGTGGTAGCTCTTCCCTTTCTGTGTCAACGAACTCCCTGTTCCCATCGCTTTTAGCCACCTTTGAAGAAGGTTGCTCAAAGCAGCGCGTGCCCTCTCCATCCAGAGCGCCGCGTACATGTGATTCCAACAGCGGGGCACGTGTACATcgaaacaaatgaaaaatcaataataaacTGAACTgcagaacaaatgaaaacaagtcGTAACATTTAAAACGAATTGTTGCCAGCAAgtgtaaaagaaataaaccacTTTGTCAAATTTGGGCTTTTAGGGAGAAAAAAGTGTTTCAGAAGCATTAATGCCTACTTCAGACATTCAGTAAGTTACccttaattgggtttttttcaaagtaatGTAATCAGAAATTTCAAGTCTTAGCTTTTAAAGAGTACAATGATTTAATTAGTTCTACAGTAGAATGGTTTAGTCAGCAATGAAGTATTTATATTCAGCTAAAAACTCATAaacttacatttttttgtttgatctGTTGATTTCGGTATCTTAATTATTAAGACATGAAAGTTTTACTCAGTGAAATTAGGCATTCtctaaaacaggaaaaaactaatttttttctgatgctcAGCATCAGATTTGGGCTAGAAAGGACACTTTCTAGAATACTTCTATTTATAAATGGTCAGTTAATTTAGTAGCAAAATCACTGTAAAAAGCACTTAATATACAgtataaatacagtatttcatttttatgcGCTGCTTTCTTCGTAGACCAGATAAAATCCATATCAATCcatttaataaaaagaaaccttACCACTTATCTGAAAGGTTGTAGTAGTAGCTGAGGCAAACCCAATCTTGTCTGAAATACTGAAAGTGTTCATATCGCTTGAATTTCCATCTTCCCCATATCTGTCTTTAATT is a window of Larus michahellis chromosome 7, bLarMic1.1, whole genome shotgun sequence DNA encoding:
- the MARCO gene encoding macrophage receptor MARCO, which codes for MKIKDRYGEDGNSSDMNTFSISDKIGFASATTTTFQISEPRSQRKPSPCCARAVLGAYLLLLTAGQVLLAYKVFKMQREILKFQELNTSYTEEILESSFASKLLLERNSSEKNVGHEENWRRSLEEEITIIKSSNANLMMMMNNITLIAGRPGRKGDPGPPGLQGPPGTKGDQGIQGLRGLQGEKGSKGDPGPAGPRGEPGVRGEKGEVGLAGLQGQKGEMGKQGDPGPRGPMGPQGHQGIPGLPGFNGSTGEPGHPGQKGEPGVTGQRGPVGSPGLEGRPGQKGDKGDHGPSGSPGIPGIAGLKGEKGDKGVTGPPGQKGMKGDQGLPGIPGLTGAKGSKGDSGSHGPKGDPGVKGAKGDPGLPGSPGTKGSKGEKGQGSYNSLIRIAEGGRRGRVEIFHQGSWGTICDDGWSTQDATVVCRMLGYSRALSAFTASPGSGQIWLDDVNCRGSEYSIFDCPKPNWGVHNCSHNEDAGVECA